In a genomic window of Corynebacterium choanae:
- the rplJ gene encoding 50S ribosomal protein L10: protein MANPKNQQSLAELKELFAQNGTVLLTEYRGLSVAQMTQLRRALGADVTYAVAKNTMIRIAAKESGVEGLDDQLTGPTAVAFVGGEAVDAAKALKEFGKENKAFVIKGGYMDGNVLTPEQVSAIAELDNRETTLAKLAGAMQGSLAKAAGLFNAPASQVARLAAALQEKKDAA from the coding sequence ATGGCAAATCCGAAGAATCAACAGTCTTTGGCAGAGCTCAAGGAGCTGTTCGCACAGAACGGCACCGTGCTGCTCACCGAATATCGTGGCCTGTCAGTTGCGCAGATGACGCAGCTGCGTCGCGCACTCGGCGCCGATGTGACCTACGCCGTCGCCAAGAACACCATGATTCGGATCGCGGCTAAGGAATCTGGCGTCGAAGGACTCGACGATCAGCTCACCGGCCCGACCGCAGTGGCGTTCGTCGGTGGCGAAGCTGTAGACGCAGCGAAGGCACTGAAGGAATTTGGCAAAGAGAACAAGGCTTTTGTGATCAAGGGCGGTTACATGGACGGTAACGTCCTGACGCCTGAACAGGTCAGTGCAATCGCCGAGCTGGACAACCGCGAGACCACTCTCGCCAAGCTGGCTGGTGCAATGCAGGGATCGCTTGCCAAGGCTGCCGGTCTGTTCAACGCTCCTGCCTCGCAGGTTGCACGCCTTGCGGCTGCACTGCAGGAAAAGAAGGACGCGGCCTAA
- the rplL gene encoding 50S ribosomal protein L7/L12 codes for MAKFTNDELIEAFKEMTLIELSEFVKLFEETFDVTAAAPVAAVAAAAPGAAGAAEEEKDEFDVVLEDAGSKKIGVIKVVRELVPSLGLKEAKEMVEGAPKAVLEGASKDDAEAAKTKLEEAGAKVSLK; via the coding sequence ATGGCTAAGTTCACCAACGATGAACTCATCGAAGCGTTCAAGGAAATGACCCTCATCGAGCTCTCCGAGTTCGTGAAGCTCTTCGAAGAGACCTTCGACGTTACCGCTGCTGCTCCGGTTGCTGCTGTTGCTGCTGCTGCTCCGGGCGCTGCTGGTGCTGCTGAAGAAGAGAAGGACGAATTCGACGTCGTTCTCGAAGACGCTGGCTCCAAGAAGATCGGCGTGATCAAGGTTGTCCGCGAGCTCGTTCCTTCCCTCGGCCTGAAGGAAGCTAAGGAAATGGTTGAAGGCGCTCCTAAGGCTGTTCTGGAAGGTGCTTCCAAGGACGACGCTGAAGCTGCTAAGACCAAGCTGGAAGAAGCTGGCGCTAAGGTTTCCCTCAAGTAA
- a CDS encoding DNA-directed RNA polymerase subunit beta yields MLEGRILAVSRQTKSKHDIPGAPHRYSFAKITEPIEVPGLLDLQLESFAWLIGTPEWREKQRAEKGDDARITSGLEDILDELSPIQDYSNNMQLTLSEPRFEDVKYSIDECKDKDINYSAPLYVTAEFINNETQEIKSQTVFIGDFPMMTDKGTFIVNGTERVVVSQLVRSPGVYFDETIDKATERPLHAVKVIPSRGAWLEFDIDRRDTVGVRIDRKRRQPVTVLLKALGWTTEQIKERFGFSPILMSTLEDDGVANTDEALLEIYRKQRPGEQPTRDLAQSLLDNSFFKAKRYDLAKVGRYKINRKLGLGGDHDGLMTLTEEDIATTIEYLVRLHDGETEMVSPAGVTIPVETDDIDHFGNRRLRTVGELIQNQVRVGLSRMERVVRERMTTQDAESITPTSLINVRPVSAAIREFFGTSQLSQFMDQNNSLSGLTHKRRLSALGPGGLSRERAGIEVRDVHPSHYGRMCPIETPEGPNIGLIGSLSSYARVNAFGFIETPYRRVENRQLTDQIDYLTADEEDRHIVAQANTPYDKDGHITEDRVVVRMKGGNIEVVDASRIDYMDISPRQMVSVGTAMIPFLEHDDANRALMGANMQKQAVPLVRSESPYVGTGMELRAAYDAGDMIISKFAGAVEDVSADKITIMGDEGKRETYQLRKFERTNQGTCYNQVPLVEIGQRVEAGQVIADGPGTKDGEMALGRNLLVAFMPWEGHNYEDAIILNQRLVEEDILTSIHIEEHEIDARDTKLGAEEITREIPNVSEEVLKDLDERGIVRIGADVRDGDILVGKVTPKGETELTPEERLLRAIFGEKSREVRDTSMKVPHGETGKVIGVRRFTRDEDDLPAGVNEMIRVYVAQKRKIQDGDKLAGRHGNKGVVGKILPQEDMPFLPDGTPVDIILNTHGVPRRMNIGQVLETHLGWLAAAGWHVDPAVAENAKLIETLPEELYDVPAGSLTATPVFDGASNEELAGLLANSLPNRDGDVMVNADGKATLMDGRSGEPFPFPVSVGYMYILKLHHLVDEKIHARSTGPYSMITQQPLGGKAQFGGQRFGEMEVWAMQAYGAAYTLQELLTIKSDDVVGRVKVYEAIVKGENIPDPGIPESFKVLLKELQSLCLNVEVLSADGTPMELGTDEDDYDQGASMGINLSRDERADTDIA; encoded by the coding sequence GTGCTGGAAGGACGCATCTTGGCAGTCTCCCGCCAGACCAAGTCAAAGCACGACATCCCCGGAGCTCCGCATCGGTACTCTTTTGCAAAGATTACCGAGCCGATTGAGGTTCCGGGGCTGCTTGATCTCCAATTAGAATCATTCGCCTGGCTGATCGGCACGCCGGAGTGGCGTGAGAAGCAGCGCGCTGAAAAAGGCGACGACGCCCGCATTACCAGCGGTTTGGAAGATATCTTGGATGAGCTTTCGCCGATCCAAGACTATTCCAATAACATGCAGCTCACGCTGTCTGAGCCGCGGTTCGAGGACGTCAAATACTCGATTGACGAATGTAAAGATAAAGACATTAACTACTCGGCACCGCTGTATGTGACCGCCGAGTTTATTAACAACGAGACCCAAGAGATCAAATCCCAGACGGTCTTCATCGGTGATTTCCCGATGATGACGGACAAGGGCACCTTCATTGTCAACGGCACCGAGCGTGTCGTTGTCTCCCAGTTGGTGCGTTCCCCGGGTGTGTATTTCGATGAGACGATCGATAAGGCGACCGAGCGTCCGCTGCACGCGGTGAAGGTGATTCCGTCGCGTGGTGCTTGGCTGGAATTCGATATCGACCGCCGCGACACCGTCGGTGTGCGTATCGACCGGAAACGTCGCCAGCCGGTGACGGTGCTGCTCAAGGCGTTGGGTTGGACGACCGAGCAGATTAAGGAACGCTTCGGGTTCTCCCCAATTTTGATGTCGACCCTGGAAGATGACGGGGTTGCCAACACCGATGAGGCGTTGCTGGAGATTTACCGCAAGCAGCGCCCAGGTGAGCAGCCGACCCGTGATCTGGCACAGTCGCTGCTGGATAACTCCTTCTTTAAAGCCAAGCGTTATGACTTGGCGAAGGTTGGCCGCTATAAGATCAACCGCAAGCTGGGCTTGGGGGGCGATCATGACGGTTTGATGACCCTCACTGAGGAAGATATCGCTACCACTATTGAATATTTGGTGCGTCTGCACGATGGTGAAACCGAGATGGTTTCGCCTGCAGGGGTGACCATTCCGGTGGAAACCGACGATATTGACCACTTTGGTAATCGTCGTCTGCGCACGGTTGGTGAGTTGATTCAAAACCAGGTGCGAGTCGGTCTGTCCCGTATGGAGCGGGTTGTTCGCGAGCGGATGACCACCCAGGATGCTGAGTCGATCACTCCTACCTCCTTGATCAACGTGCGTCCGGTGTCGGCGGCTATCCGTGAATTCTTTGGTACGTCGCAGCTGTCGCAGTTTATGGATCAAAACAACTCCCTGTCGGGGTTGACCCACAAGCGTCGTCTTTCCGCGCTGGGTCCTGGTGGTTTGTCTCGTGAACGTGCCGGTATTGAGGTGCGTGACGTGCACCCGTCGCACTATGGCCGTATGTGCCCGATTGAAACCCCAGAAGGGCCAAACATTGGTCTGATCGGTTCGCTGTCGAGCTATGCTCGGGTCAATGCCTTCGGGTTCATTGAAACGCCGTATCGTCGCGTGGAGAATCGTCAGCTCACTGACCAGATTGACTATCTCACTGCTGACGAGGAAGATCGGCACATTGTTGCACAGGCGAATACGCCGTACGACAAGGATGGTCACATCACCGAGGATCGGGTTGTTGTCCGGATGAAGGGCGGCAACATTGAGGTGGTTGACGCCTCCCGCATCGACTATATGGATATCTCTCCGCGCCAGATGGTGTCGGTGGGTACCGCGATGATTCCGTTCCTCGAGCACGACGACGCGAACCGTGCCCTCATGGGTGCGAATATGCAGAAGCAGGCTGTGCCGCTGGTGCGCTCCGAGTCGCCCTATGTGGGTACCGGTATGGAGTTGCGTGCCGCCTATGATGCCGGCGACATGATTATCTCGAAGTTTGCCGGTGCGGTGGAGGATGTTTCCGCTGACAAGATCACCATCATGGGTGATGAGGGCAAGCGGGAAACCTATCAGCTGCGCAAGTTTGAACGTACCAACCAGGGCACCTGCTACAACCAGGTTCCGCTGGTGGAGATCGGGCAGCGGGTTGAGGCCGGCCAGGTCATCGCGGATGGTCCGGGTACGAAAGACGGCGAAATGGCGCTGGGTCGCAACCTGCTCGTGGCGTTTATGCCATGGGAAGGCCACAACTATGAGGACGCTATTATCCTCAACCAGCGGCTGGTCGAAGAAGATATTTTGACCTCGATTCATATCGAAGAGCACGAAATCGATGCTCGCGATACGAAGCTTGGTGCTGAAGAGATCACCCGGGAGATCCCGAACGTTTCCGAAGAGGTGCTCAAAGACCTCGACGAGCGCGGTATTGTGCGTATCGGCGCGGATGTGCGTGACGGCGATATTCTCGTCGGTAAGGTCACCCCGAAGGGTGAAACAGAGCTCACCCCAGAAGAGCGTCTGCTGCGCGCAATTTTCGGCGAGAAGTCCCGCGAAGTGCGTGACACCTCGATGAAGGTGCCGCACGGTGAAACCGGCAAGGTGATCGGGGTGCGTCGCTTTACCCGCGACGAGGATGATCTGCCAGCTGGCGTCAACGAGATGATCCGGGTCTATGTGGCGCAGAAGCGCAAGATCCAAGACGGTGACAAGCTCGCTGGCCGCCACGGTAACAAGGGTGTGGTCGGTAAGATCCTGCCGCAGGAAGATATGCCGTTCCTGCCGGACGGTACTCCGGTGGACATTATTTTGAACACCCACGGTGTGCCGCGTCGTATGAATATCGGCCAGGTGTTGGAGACTCACTTGGGCTGGCTGGCTGCGGCTGGTTGGCATGTCGATCCGGCTGTGGCGGAAAACGCCAAGCTGATCGAAACCCTCCCCGAAGAGCTCTACGATGTGCCGGCCGGTTCGCTGACCGCCACCCCGGTGTTCGACGGTGCCTCCAATGAAGAGCTGGCTGGCCTGTTGGCGAATTCGCTGCCGAACCGGGACGGCGATGTCATGGTCAACGCTGACGGTAAAGCCACGTTGATGGATGGTCGTTCCGGCGAGCCGTTCCCCTTCCCGGTGTCGGTTGGCTACATGTACATCCTGAAGCTGCACCACCTGGTCGATGAGAAGATTCACGCCCGTTCAACTGGTCCGTACTCGATGATCACCCAGCAGCCGCTTGGTGGTAAAGCCCAGTTCGGTGGCCAGCGTTTCGGCGAGATGGAGGTGTGGGCAATGCAGGCTTATGGCGCTGCCTACACCCTGCAGGAGCTGCTCACCATCAAGTCCGACGACGTGGTTGGTCGTGTGAAGGTCTATGAGGCGATCGTCAAGGGTGAAAACATCCCGGATCCGGGTATTCCGGAATCGTTTAAGGTGCTGCTGAAAGAATTGCAGTCGCTGTGTCTCAACGTGGAAGTGCTTTCAGCTGACGGCACGCCAATGGAGTTGGGCACGGATGAAGATGACTACGATCAGGGCGCGTCGATGGGGATTAACCTTTCCCGCGATGAGCGCGCTGACACAGATATCGCTTAA
- the rplA gene encoding 50S ribosomal protein L1, with protein sequence MSKRSRKYLAAAEKVDAGRLYTPMQAAKLVKETSYTSYDGTVDVAIRLGVDPRKADQLVRGTVSLPHGTGKEVRVIVFAAGEKATQAEEAGADMVGTDELIEKIQGGWTDFDAAIATPDQMAKVGRVARVLGPRGLMPNPKTGTVTMDVAKAVQEIKGGKIAFRVDKAANLHAILGKVSFDAKKIAENYQALIEELLRLKPSSSKGSYIKKVTFAATSGPGIQVDPKAAVSEDE encoded by the coding sequence ATGAGCAAGCGTTCGCGCAAGTACCTTGCAGCAGCCGAAAAGGTTGATGCAGGTCGTCTCTACACCCCAATGCAAGCTGCCAAACTGGTGAAGGAAACCTCCTACACCTCCTATGACGGCACCGTCGATGTGGCTATCCGCCTCGGGGTTGACCCTCGCAAAGCTGACCAGCTTGTGCGCGGTACCGTCTCCCTGCCGCACGGCACCGGTAAAGAAGTCCGCGTGATCGTGTTCGCCGCTGGTGAAAAGGCCACCCAGGCTGAAGAAGCTGGCGCTGACATGGTTGGCACCGACGAACTGATCGAAAAGATCCAGGGCGGCTGGACTGACTTCGACGCCGCTATCGCCACCCCGGATCAGATGGCAAAGGTTGGTCGCGTTGCCCGCGTGCTTGGTCCACGTGGCCTCATGCCAAACCCGAAGACCGGTACGGTCACCATGGATGTTGCGAAAGCTGTCCAGGAGATCAAGGGCGGTAAAATCGCCTTCCGTGTCGACAAGGCTGCTAACCTGCACGCTATCCTCGGCAAGGTGTCCTTCGACGCGAAGAAGATCGCTGAAAACTACCAGGCACTCATCGAAGAGCTGCTGCGTCTGAAGCCTTCTTCCTCCAAGGGTTCCTACATCAAGAAGGTTACCTTCGCTGCTACCTCCGGCCCTGGTATTCAGGTTGATCCGAAGGCTGCTGTGAGCGAAGACGAGTAA
- the bcp gene encoding thioredoxin-dependent thiol peroxidase, protein MSDNIRLAVGDAAPELSLPTHDGNTFTLSEHQGTPVIVYFYPRAETPGCTTQACDFRDNIARFQADGYLVVGVSPDKPEKLAAFVDNHGLPFTMLSDPTKETMRQWGAFGEKQNYGKTVQGVIRSTVVIGADGTVSHALYNVKAKGHVERLAKTLKLSS, encoded by the coding sequence ATGTCTGACAATATTCGTCTTGCTGTCGGCGATGCCGCCCCCGAACTTTCCTTGCCCACCCACGACGGGAACACCTTCACCCTCTCCGAGCACCAGGGAACGCCGGTGATCGTCTACTTCTATCCACGTGCGGAAACACCCGGTTGCACCACGCAGGCCTGCGACTTTCGCGATAATATCGCCCGTTTCCAAGCCGACGGCTATCTCGTCGTTGGGGTAAGCCCCGACAAGCCCGAAAAGCTGGCCGCTTTTGTCGACAACCATGGGTTACCGTTTACCATGCTCTCTGATCCGACAAAGGAAACCATGCGTCAATGGGGTGCCTTTGGCGAAAAGCAAAACTATGGCAAAACTGTGCAAGGCGTTATCCGCTCTACCGTGGTTATCGGCGCCGATGGCACCGTGTCCCATGCTCTCTACAACGTGAAAGCCAAAGGTCACGTCGAGCGCTTGGCAAAGACACTTAAGCTAAGCAGCTAG
- a CDS encoding DNA-directed RNA polymerase subunit beta', whose product MLDVNFFDALRIGLATADDIRRWSKGEVKKPETINYRTLKPEKDGLFCERIFGPTRDWECACGRYKRVRYKGIICERCGVEVTKSKVRRERMGHIELAAPVTHIWYFKGVPSRLGYLLDLAPKDLDRIIYFSANIITSVDEEARHNDLTTLEAEMLLEKKDVEAEAENQIAERAQKLEQDLAELEAAGAKADARRKVQNAAEKEMQHIRERAGREIDRLDEVWNTFVNLAPKQMIPDETIYAELIDRYEDYFTGGMGAEAIQTLIKNFDLDAEAEELRRVIREGRAGQRKTRALKRLKVVAAFQRSENQPEAMVLDCIPVIPPELRPMVQLDGGRFATSDLNDLYRRVINRNNRLKRMIDLGAPEIIVNNEKRMLQEAVDALFDNGRRGRPVTGPGNRSLKSLSDLLKGKQGRFRQNLLGKRVDYSGRSVIIVGPQLRLHECGLPKLMALELFKPFVMKGLVQKAAAQNIKSAKRMVERHHPEVWSVLEEVISQHPVMLNRAPTLHRLGIQAFEPVLVEGKAIQLHPLACEAFNADFDGDQMAVHLPLSAEAQAEARILMLASNNILSPASGKPLAMPRLDMVTGLYFLTLEKQPDEVGGQGAYQPATDTAPAQGVYSSVAEAIMAYDRGVLGLQAPIKVRISHLRPPAEIEAELFEHGWQRGQTWLASTTLGRIMFNDLLPWNYPYLEGVMVRKGGGTDKIMLGDVINDLAARYPMITVAQTMDKMKDAGFYWATRSGVTISMSDVLVLPNKSEILDEYEAEARAIERKYYQEGKLTKQERYDRLVELWKNATDKVGKAVEDLYPDDNPIPMIVKSGAAGNMRQIWTLAGMKGMVVNSKGDYITRPIKTSFREGLSVLEYFNNSHGSRKGLADTALRTADSGYLTRRLVDVAQDVIVREEDCETRQGVKVPVAVPVQDASGVTVGYRRHDLIETSVHGRVLAVDYTNSDGEVVLAAGTELGEEEVDVLVKAGAETVKLRSVLTCQTATGVCAKCYGRSMATGKQVDIGEAVGIVAAQSIGEPGTQLTMRTFHQGGVGGDITGGLPRVQELFEARVPKNKAPIASVPGTVKLEDEGNFWTLTITPDDGGDDVVYEKLSKRQGLAMKRVPMESNPEAMIERHLQDGDHVELGERLLRGPADPHDVLEIQGRRGVEQHLIDEVQAVYRAQGVAIHDKHIEIIIRQMLRRGTVIESGSTEFLPGTLVDLAVAKQANAEARKAGLEIAELRSEIMGITKASLATESWLSAASFQETTRVLTDAAINRRSDQLIGLKENVIIGKLIPAGTGISQYRNIMVKPTERARNASYTVPSFGDSVYGDDFTHDFTGAAVPLDDYS is encoded by the coding sequence GTGCTCGACGTCAACTTCTTCGACGCACTCCGGATTGGCCTGGCCACCGCGGACGATATTCGCCGCTGGTCGAAAGGCGAAGTGAAAAAGCCGGAGACCATCAACTACCGTACTTTGAAGCCGGAAAAGGACGGTCTGTTCTGTGAACGGATCTTCGGTCCTACCCGCGACTGGGAATGTGCCTGTGGCCGCTACAAGCGGGTGCGCTATAAGGGCATTATTTGTGAACGCTGTGGTGTGGAAGTCACCAAGTCGAAGGTGCGCCGTGAGCGGATGGGCCATATTGAGCTTGCCGCCCCGGTAACCCATATCTGGTACTTCAAGGGTGTGCCCTCCCGGTTGGGGTATCTGCTGGATTTGGCTCCGAAGGATCTTGACCGGATCATCTACTTCTCGGCGAACATTATTACCAGTGTTGACGAGGAAGCCCGCCACAATGATCTGACGACTCTGGAAGCAGAAATGCTGCTGGAGAAGAAGGATGTGGAGGCTGAGGCGGAAAACCAGATCGCCGAGCGTGCCCAGAAACTCGAGCAGGATTTAGCCGAGTTGGAGGCCGCCGGGGCGAAAGCTGACGCCCGCCGCAAGGTGCAAAATGCTGCCGAGAAAGAAATGCAGCATATTCGGGAGCGTGCCGGTCGGGAGATTGACCGTCTGGACGAGGTGTGGAACACCTTCGTCAACCTGGCACCGAAGCAGATGATCCCCGATGAGACGATCTACGCTGAGCTTATTGACCGCTACGAGGATTATTTCACCGGCGGTATGGGTGCGGAAGCAATCCAGACGCTCATTAAGAACTTTGACCTCGATGCGGAAGCGGAAGAGCTGCGCCGGGTCATCCGGGAAGGTCGTGCCGGGCAGCGGAAAACCCGTGCCCTGAAGCGGCTGAAGGTGGTGGCTGCATTCCAGCGGTCGGAAAACCAGCCTGAAGCTATGGTGCTGGATTGTATTCCGGTGATCCCGCCAGAGCTGCGTCCGATGGTGCAGCTTGACGGTGGTCGTTTTGCGACCTCGGACTTGAACGATCTGTATCGTCGCGTTATCAACCGCAATAACCGTCTCAAGCGGATGATTGATCTCGGCGCCCCGGAGATCATTGTTAATAACGAAAAGCGCATGCTGCAGGAAGCAGTGGACGCGCTGTTTGACAATGGTCGTCGTGGCCGTCCGGTGACCGGTCCTGGTAACCGCAGCCTGAAGTCGCTGTCGGATCTGCTCAAGGGTAAGCAGGGTCGTTTCCGTCAGAACCTGCTCGGTAAGCGTGTCGACTATTCTGGCCGTTCGGTGATTATTGTCGGCCCGCAGCTGCGGCTGCACGAATGTGGTTTGCCGAAGCTGATGGCCCTCGAGCTGTTCAAGCCTTTCGTGATGAAGGGCTTGGTGCAAAAAGCTGCTGCACAGAATATTAAGTCCGCCAAGCGGATGGTGGAACGTCACCATCCTGAGGTGTGGTCGGTGCTGGAAGAAGTGATCTCCCAGCATCCGGTGATGCTCAACCGTGCACCTACCCTGCACCGCCTGGGTATTCAGGCTTTCGAGCCGGTGCTGGTGGAAGGTAAAGCGATCCAGCTGCACCCGCTGGCCTGCGAAGCGTTCAACGCCGACTTCGACGGTGACCAGATGGCAGTCCACCTGCCGCTTAGCGCCGAAGCGCAGGCTGAAGCCCGTATTTTGATGCTGGCTTCGAATAATATTCTGTCGCCTGCTTCCGGTAAGCCGCTGGCGATGCCACGTCTGGACATGGTCACTGGGTTGTACTTCCTCACCTTGGAAAAGCAGCCTGATGAGGTTGGTGGCCAGGGTGCCTACCAGCCGGCAACCGACACCGCCCCTGCCCAAGGCGTGTACTCGTCTGTTGCTGAGGCAATCATGGCCTATGACCGGGGTGTGCTTGGTTTGCAAGCCCCGATTAAGGTGCGGATCTCGCATCTGCGCCCACCTGCAGAGATCGAGGCAGAGCTGTTTGAGCATGGCTGGCAGCGCGGCCAAACCTGGCTGGCGTCGACCACCTTGGGTCGGATCATGTTTAATGATCTGCTGCCGTGGAACTATCCATATCTGGAAGGTGTGATGGTCCGTAAGGGCGGTGGCACCGACAAGATCATGCTCGGCGATGTCATTAACGATCTCGCTGCCCGCTATCCGATGATCACCGTGGCACAAACCATGGACAAGATGAAGGATGCCGGCTTCTATTGGGCAACCCGTTCCGGTGTGACGATCTCTATGTCGGACGTGCTCGTGCTGCCGAACAAGTCGGAGATCTTGGACGAGTATGAGGCGGAAGCCCGGGCGATTGAACGCAAGTACTACCAGGAGGGCAAGCTCACCAAGCAGGAGCGCTACGACCGTCTGGTGGAACTGTGGAAGAACGCCACCGACAAGGTCGGTAAGGCTGTGGAAGACCTGTATCCGGATGACAACCCGATTCCGATGATCGTGAAGTCTGGTGCGGCCGGTAACATGCGTCAGATCTGGACGCTGGCCGGTATGAAGGGCATGGTTGTGAACTCGAAGGGTGACTACATCACCCGCCCGATTAAGACCTCCTTCCGGGAAGGCCTGTCGGTGCTCGAGTACTTCAACAACTCGCACGGTTCCCGTAAGGGTCTGGCCGATACGGCGCTGCGTACCGCCGACTCGGGTTACCTCACCCGTCGTCTGGTCGACGTCGCGCAGGATGTTATTGTCCGCGAGGAGGACTGCGAAACCCGCCAGGGTGTCAAGGTGCCAGTCGCGGTACCGGTACAAGATGCCAGCGGGGTCACCGTCGGCTACCGTCGCCACGACCTTATTGAAACCTCAGTGCATGGTCGGGTGCTGGCAGTTGACTACACCAACAGCGACGGTGAAGTGGTGCTTGCCGCTGGTACCGAGCTGGGTGAAGAAGAAGTCGATGTGCTGGTCAAGGCCGGTGCGGAGACGGTGAAGCTGCGCAGTGTGCTCACCTGTCAGACTGCTACGGGTGTGTGCGCGAAGTGCTACGGCCGCTCCATGGCAACCGGTAAGCAGGTTGATATCGGCGAAGCTGTCGGTATTGTGGCCGCCCAGTCCATTGGTGAGCCGGGTACCCAGCTGACCATGCGTACCTTCCACCAGGGTGGTGTCGGTGGTGACATTACCGGTGGTCTGCCGCGTGTGCAGGAACTCTTCGAAGCTCGTGTGCCGAAGAACAAGGCACCGATCGCCTCTGTTCCGGGCACGGTGAAGCTGGAAGATGAAGGCAACTTCTGGACGCTGACTATCACCCCTGATGATGGTGGCGACGATGTTGTCTACGAGAAGCTGTCGAAGCGGCAGGGTCTGGCGATGAAACGGGTGCCGATGGAATCCAACCCGGAGGCCATGATCGAACGGCATCTGCAAGACGGCGACCATGTGGAACTTGGTGAACGGCTGCTGCGCGGCCCTGCTGATCCGCATGACGTGCTGGAAATTCAAGGCCGTCGCGGTGTGGAACAGCACCTCATCGACGAAGTGCAGGCCGTGTACCGGGCACAGGGTGTGGCGATTCACGACAAGCACATCGAAATCATTATCCGCCAGATGCTGCGGCGCGGTACCGTCATCGAATCCGGTTCCACCGAGTTCCTGCCGGGCACGTTGGTCGATTTGGCTGTCGCTAAGCAGGCCAATGCGGAAGCCCGCAAGGCTGGTTTGGAGATCGCCGAGCTTCGCAGCGAGATCATGGGTATCACCAAGGCATCGCTGGCAACCGAGTCGTGGCTGTCGGCGGCCTCCTTCCAGGAGACCACCCGCGTGCTTACCGATGCGGCGATTAACCGCCGCTCGGATCAGCTCATTGGTCTGAAGGAAAACGTCATCATCGGTAAGCTGATCCCAGCCGGTACTGGTATCTCCCAGTATCGCAACATTATGGTCAAGCCCACCGAGCGTGCCCGCAACGCCTCCTACACGGTGCCATCGTTCGGTGACTCGGTCTACGGTGATGATTTCACCCACGACTTCACCGGGGCTGCGGTGCCGTTGGATGACTACAGCTAG
- a CDS encoding porin PorA family protein, which produces MLPKSRLVSVFVLGLGIAMITAAVLGGAFVHRDARLPAAQEIATLAIVDPAAEVASAAGEELVTKPVTMQRHLTIADPFAADQAGVRIGYAWVADDGDPAGLIDASIWGYRINRITGLQISPTVVSSLPGMPPAKVELHGLTIKFPADIEQTTVQYVDPTLRATFPMNRTDAFTRDGRDIDVWTQTIPDSIVGEFYASPTNTGQVTTAAGVTRPVLKHYAAKRELHVDHRTGIIIAQREQVQLSYVTVDGEERFPTLRFDGINSDQSQQELLDFAATLPTGAGLLAIRILLAAGGALAVILGLIGVFGLFGRKQATRNLH; this is translated from the coding sequence ATGCTTCCTAAATCCCGACTGGTATCGGTGTTTGTTCTCGGCCTGGGCATTGCCATGATTACGGCAGCTGTCCTAGGTGGCGCATTTGTACACCGGGACGCCCGGCTGCCGGCGGCGCAAGAGATCGCAACGTTAGCGATTGTGGATCCTGCCGCGGAAGTAGCGTCGGCAGCAGGTGAGGAGCTTGTCACCAAACCGGTCACGATGCAGCGGCATCTCACTATTGCTGATCCTTTCGCCGCCGATCAGGCCGGTGTTCGGATCGGCTATGCGTGGGTGGCTGACGATGGCGACCCGGCAGGGCTTATCGATGCCAGCATTTGGGGGTATCGCATCAATCGGATCACTGGCCTGCAGATCTCCCCGACAGTGGTCAGTTCGCTGCCGGGAATGCCACCGGCCAAAGTGGAATTGCACGGGTTGACGATCAAATTCCCAGCCGATATTGAACAAACCACAGTGCAATATGTGGATCCGACGCTGCGTGCCACCTTCCCGATGAATCGCACCGATGCCTTTACCCGCGACGGGCGAGATATTGATGTGTGGACGCAGACGATCCCTGATTCGATTGTGGGCGAGTTTTACGCTTCCCCCACCAACACTGGGCAGGTTACCACCGCAGCGGGGGTGACTCGTCCCGTGCTGAAGCACTATGCGGCGAAGCGGGAGCTGCACGTGGATCATCGAACCGGCATCATTATCGCCCAGCGGGAGCAGGTACAGCTGTCCTATGTGACCGTGGACGGCGAGGAACGTTTCCCGACGCTGCGCTTCGACGGGATCAATAGTGACCAGTCACAGCAGGAGCTGCTCGACTTCGCCGCAACCCTCCCCACCGGGGCGGGGTTGCTGGCTATCCGTATTCTGCTGGCTGCCGGCGGTGCGCTTGCCGTGATTCTAGGACTAATCGGGGTGTTTGGATTGTTTGGGCGGAAACAAGCGACGCGCAACTTGCACTAA